A part of Halogeometricum sp. S3BR5-2 genomic DNA contains:
- a CDS encoding DUF7533 family protein: protein MRLGIIGTIQLAATLIFAVPLGIFGLNAFLDGQRLLGGGLLAVAVLMVVLPRMVTTPGDIPSKVAESVVGKAVKTPDDEEK from the coding sequence ATGCGACTGGGAATCATCGGGACGATTCAGCTCGCGGCGACGCTGATATTCGCCGTCCCCCTCGGTATCTTCGGGCTGAACGCGTTCCTCGACGGGCAGCGACTGCTCGGCGGCGGCCTCCTCGCCGTCGCGGTGCTGATGGTCGTCCTCCCGCGCATGGTGACGACGCCCGGCGACATCCCCTCGAAGGTGGCCGAATCGGTCGTCGGAAAGGCCGTGAAGACGCCGGACGACGAGGAGAAGTAG
- a CDS encoding HVO_0416 family zinc finger protein, whose product MASAPDSDEALFDQFLDDRGHDVSEPQDWETSYNKKQCPDCGALHDEAAVDCTVCGWDPRA is encoded by the coding sequence ATGGCCTCAGCACCCGACTCCGACGAGGCGCTGTTCGACCAGTTCTTGGACGACCGCGGTCACGACGTATCCGAACCGCAGGACTGGGAGACATCCTATAACAAGAAGCAGTGTCCGGACTGCGGTGCACTCCACGACGAGGCGGCGGTCGACTGTACCGTCTGCGGATGGGACCCGCGCGCCTGA
- a CDS encoding DUF502 domain-containing protein, with amino-acid sequence MTLLSRLRTSFIAGLFLVAPLAVTVFILDFVFDRLTGIILDPIVNTAGLASVTGDEILLAQLLAAVLLAVSLTVVGHVASRELGRRLFGGFERGVSLIPLVRTVYFGVRQVSESLARQTDGFDHVVLVEYPRKGLYAIGFVTNDGPRSAETATDSEELLTVFVPHSPNPTAGTLVMAAPEEVFEVDMSVRRGLRLVVTTGLGVDDLEELPEGVVR; translated from the coding sequence ATGACGCTCCTCTCACGGCTCCGGACCAGTTTCATCGCGGGGCTGTTCCTCGTCGCGCCGCTGGCGGTGACGGTGTTCATCCTCGATTTCGTCTTCGACCGTCTCACGGGAATCATCCTCGACCCCATTGTGAACACGGCGGGGCTTGCGAGCGTGACCGGCGACGAGATACTGCTCGCGCAACTGCTGGCGGCGGTGCTGCTCGCCGTCTCGCTCACCGTCGTCGGCCACGTCGCCTCCCGCGAACTCGGCCGCCGCCTGTTCGGGGGGTTCGAGCGCGGCGTCAGCCTCATCCCCCTCGTCCGGACCGTCTACTTCGGCGTCCGACAGGTCTCGGAGTCGCTGGCCAGACAGACCGACGGCTTCGACCACGTCGTCCTCGTGGAGTACCCCCGCAAGGGCCTGTACGCCATCGGCTTCGTGACGAACGACGGGCCCCGTTCGGCCGAGACGGCGACCGACTCCGAGGAACTGCTCACGGTGTTCGTCCCGCACAGCCCCAACCCGACGGCAGGGACGCTGGTGATGGCGGCGCCCGAGGAGGTGTTCGAGGTGGATATGTCCGTCCGGCGCGGCCTCCGTCTCGTCGTCACGACGGGTCTCGGCGTCGACGACCTCGAGGAGTTGCCCGAGGGCGTCGTCAGATGA
- a CDS encoding riboflavin synthase yields the protein MFTGIVECTGTVVAATDDEGGRRLRLAPDATFEDLHHGQSIAVSGVCLTVEEYSVGADGEGGWFEVFLARETVEKTYLGDVGEGDRVNLERALRADGRLDGHIVQGHVDTTTTVTGIERVGDDWYFEFDLPASVAKYVVGKGSVCLDGISLTVADRREGDFAVAVVPTTYEVTTLSEKSMGDPVHVEVDVVAKYVENMVSGYADAL from the coding sequence ATGTTCACGGGAATCGTCGAGTGCACCGGCACCGTCGTCGCCGCGACGGACGACGAGGGCGGCCGGCGCCTCCGTCTCGCCCCCGACGCGACGTTCGAGGACCTCCACCACGGCCAGTCTATCGCCGTCAGCGGCGTCTGTCTCACCGTCGAGGAGTACTCCGTCGGGGCGGACGGCGAGGGGGGGTGGTTCGAGGTGTTCCTCGCGCGGGAGACGGTCGAGAAGACGTATCTCGGGGACGTGGGCGAGGGCGACCGGGTCAACCTCGAACGCGCTCTCAGGGCCGACGGCCGCCTCGACGGCCACATCGTGCAGGGCCACGTCGACACGACGACGACGGTGACCGGAATCGAACGCGTGGGCGACGACTGGTACTTCGAGTTCGACCTGCCCGCCTCGGTGGCCAAGTACGTCGTCGGAAAGGGGTCCGTCTGTCTCGACGGCATCAGCCTCACCGTCGCGGACCGCCGCGAGGGGGACTTCGCCGTCGCCGTCGTCCCGACGACGTACGAGGTGACGACGCTCTCGGAGAAGTCGATGGGCGACCCCGTCCACGTCGAGGTGGACGTGGTGGCGAAGTACGTCGAGAACATGGTGTCCGGCTACGCCGACGCGCTCTGA
- a CDS encoding PrsW family intramembrane metalloprotease: protein MAERRDPVERASESSTDLYDISTWEERTSVDGLSVALYRLFTASARIVVVLLALILLLAIGGFAALTTPEIGLLTALSAVPALGLAGYVYYSDATTNEPLSLLVGTFLLGVLTANFAAVLNGALQQYFQALGGLGMILFFYIVVGPVEETVKLLAVRLYAYTDDRFDAVVDGAVYGAMAGLGFAVIENALYITRQLPQGGDGLEVGLGLIGAGGGITAVRALAGPGHVIYSAIAGYYLGLAKFNRENRGPIVVKGLLIAAFVHATYNATVSIGAGLIQTFTPLSGLWAFLAYVLIYDSIFGLYLIRKIRRYRQAYRRAHTPMHDDGSIQSEQTEFE, encoded by the coding sequence ATGGCAGAGAGACGAGACCCAGTCGAGCGAGCATCGGAGTCCTCGACGGACCTCTACGACATCTCCACGTGGGAGGAGCGGACGTCCGTCGACGGTCTCTCCGTGGCGCTGTATCGCCTGTTCACCGCGTCCGCCCGTATCGTCGTCGTCCTCCTCGCCCTGATACTCCTCCTCGCCATCGGCGGGTTCGCGGCGCTCACCACCCCCGAGATAGGGCTCCTCACCGCCCTCTCGGCGGTTCCCGCCCTGGGACTCGCCGGCTACGTCTACTACTCCGACGCGACGACGAACGAACCGCTCTCGCTCCTCGTCGGAACGTTCCTCCTCGGCGTGCTGACCGCCAACTTCGCCGCCGTCCTCAACGGCGCCCTTCAGCAGTACTTCCAGGCGCTCGGCGGCCTCGGCATGATACTGTTCTTCTACATCGTCGTCGGTCCCGTCGAGGAGACGGTGAAACTCCTCGCGGTGCGCCTGTACGCCTACACCGACGACCGGTTCGACGCCGTCGTCGACGGCGCCGTCTACGGCGCGATGGCGGGTCTCGGCTTCGCGGTCATCGAGAACGCCCTCTACATCACCCGTCAACTCCCGCAGGGCGGCGACGGACTGGAGGTCGGTCTCGGCCTCATCGGCGCCGGCGGCGGCATCACGGCCGTCCGTGCCCTCGCGGGCCCGGGGCACGTCATCTACTCCGCCATCGCGGGTTACTACCTCGGACTGGCGAAGTTCAACCGCGAGAACCGCGGCCCCATCGTCGTCAAAGGCCTCCTCATCGCGGCGTTCGTCCACGCGACGTACAACGCCACCGTGAGCATCGGCGCGGGACTCATCCAGACGTTCACACCGCTGAGCGGTCTGTGGGCGTTCCTCGCGTACGTCCTCATCTACGACAGCATCTTCGGCCTCTACCTCATCCGGAAGATTCGGCGCTATCGGCAGGCCTACCGGCGGGCGCACACGCCGATGCACGACGACGGGTCCATCCAATCGGAGCAGACCGAGTTCGAGTAG
- a CDS encoding M24 family metallopeptidase — translation MEASDPLPAPSTDASFLDVALSESDAAAFVAVGDRSDDDLRYLTRFSGPDRDYAFVRAAGESALCAPSLFAEQAEREFDGTVRTEDATDPAGVRAAAALSALGVDSGTVLVPQRIPHDAAVHLERAGYDLESTTAVADARRVKTEEEVDCLRRVQRAAVRGMARAEEILAAADPDGDKLLWEGAPLSTERLRRRVNAEFAAYGVRDAGNTVVGAGPSAADLHYTGTDVLRPGETVLLDLSPRGPHGYYGDLSRTYVVDSDGGWERRAYVAVEAALSAALDEIAPGARANDVHREAAAELTAHGFDPNAEEGAAGFTHGTGHGVGVSLHEAPSLRDSVELEEGMVFTVEPGVYDPEQGGVRLEELVAVTEEGYEILHEYPRSFAPRAE, via the coding sequence ATGGAGGCATCCGACCCCCTCCCCGCCCCGTCGACGGACGCCTCGTTCCTCGACGTGGCGCTCTCGGAGTCCGACGCCGCGGCGTTCGTCGCCGTCGGCGACCGCTCCGACGACGACCTGCGGTATCTCACCCGCTTCTCGGGGCCGGACCGCGACTACGCGTTCGTCCGCGCGGCGGGCGAGTCCGCCCTCTGCGCGCCGAGCCTGTTCGCCGAGCAGGCCGAACGGGAGTTCGACGGGACGGTGCGAACGGAAGACGCGACCGACCCCGCGGGCGTCCGCGCGGCGGCCGCACTCTCGGCGCTCGGCGTCGACTCGGGGACGGTGCTCGTCCCGCAGCGAATCCCGCACGACGCCGCGGTCCACCTCGAACGCGCGGGCTACGACCTCGAATCGACGACGGCCGTCGCCGACGCGCGTCGCGTGAAGACCGAGGAGGAGGTCGACTGCCTCCGCCGGGTCCAACGCGCCGCCGTCCGGGGGATGGCGCGCGCCGAGGAGATTCTGGCCGCGGCCGACCCCGACGGCGACAAACTGCTGTGGGAGGGGGCGCCGCTGTCGACCGAGCGCCTCCGGAGGCGGGTGAACGCCGAGTTCGCCGCCTACGGCGTCCGCGACGCGGGCAACACCGTCGTCGGCGCGGGGCCGTCCGCGGCCGACTTACACTACACCGGCACCGACGTCCTCCGGCCCGGCGAGACCGTTCTGTTGGACCTCTCGCCGCGCGGCCCGCACGGCTACTACGGCGACCTCTCGCGCACCTACGTCGTCGACAGCGACGGCGGGTGGGAGCGCCGCGCCTACGTCGCCGTGGAGGCGGCGCTGAGCGCCGCGCTGGACGAGATAGCGCCCGGGGCCCGCGCGAACGACGTGCACCGCGAGGCCGCCGCCGAACTCACCGCCCACGGGTTCGACCCGAACGCCGAGGAGGGCGCGGCCGGGTTCACCCACGGCACGGGCCACGGCGTCGGCGTCTCCCTCCACGAGGCGCCGTCGCTCCGCGATTCGGTCGAACTGGAAGAAGGGATGGTGTTCACCGTCGAACCGGGCGTCTACGACCCCGAACAGGGCGGCGTTCGCCTGGAGGAGTTGGTCGCCGTCACGGAGGAGGGGTACGAGATTCTCCACGAGTACCCCCGGTCGTTCGCGCCGCGGGCGGAGTAG
- a CDS encoding DUF7532 family protein: MHFDQRTQAALRDVGLTTEEIRTASDAVADAVERDAETIRAFFEGEETVYSDMEMAHSADEIQEHEVAFVDLFTHGSDLRGYLRFDSWGVPVEGGRVLGDEKVELSLGPTVDARVRFARDRDLLR; encoded by the coding sequence ATGCACTTCGACCAACGCACGCAGGCCGCCCTCCGCGACGTCGGCCTCACGACAGAGGAGATCCGAACCGCCTCCGACGCCGTCGCCGACGCGGTCGAACGCGACGCCGAGACCATCCGCGCGTTCTTCGAGGGCGAGGAGACGGTGTACTCCGACATGGAGATGGCCCACAGCGCCGACGAGATACAGGAGCACGAGGTGGCGTTCGTCGACCTGTTCACGCACGGCAGCGACCTGCGAGGGTATCTCCGCTTCGACTCGTGGGGCGTCCCCGTCGAGGGCGGCAGAGTGCTGGGAGACGAGAAGGTGGAACTGTCGCTCGGGCCGACCGTCGACGCCCGCGTCCGGTTCGCCCGCGACCGCGACCTGCTGCGATGA
- a CDS encoding carboxypeptidase M32 — MATDAAGADAESAPDAYAELLETYKRVSNVRNAAGLLSWDQQVMMPEGGTPARSQQLSTLSSLSHELLTDDEVGEALEELEDADLTDEQAAVVREIRRAYDRAVSVPSELVEEISTASSEALPAWEKAKAEDDFSAFAPHLEKHIELKREYAEHIDPDRDPYEVLFEDFEPCLPLEQAESILEELRDTLVPMIAEIRKSGDDIATDAFTREGEYPEDAQEELCRDVLSTLGYPWERGRLDTSSHPFSTGTTFDARVTTRFDESDPLGSLLSTVHEFGHATYTHGLPDEHYATPLGESRDLSVHESQSRLWENHVGRSEAFWNVLLPTFKEQFPKAEDVTPEEAYEAANQVYEDNLIRVEADELTYHLHIIVRFEIERALIAGDIDVEEVPEVWNDKYEEYLGVRPETDSEGCLQDIHWSHGNFGYFPTYSLGSVMAAQLYDAAEDDIDGLEDRIGEGDFEPLHEWLTENVHRHGARYETNELVVGATGEDFTAEAFTDYVTEKYGDLYGIDA; from the coding sequence ATGGCCACTGACGCCGCCGGGGCCGACGCCGAGTCGGCGCCAGACGCTTACGCGGAACTCCTCGAAACGTACAAGCGGGTCTCGAACGTCCGGAACGCGGCCGGACTGCTCTCGTGGGACCAGCAGGTGATGATGCCGGAGGGCGGCACCCCCGCGCGCTCCCAGCAGTTGTCGACGCTCTCGTCGCTGTCGCACGAACTGCTCACCGACGACGAGGTGGGCGAGGCGCTGGAGGAACTCGAAGACGCCGACCTGACCGACGAGCAGGCCGCCGTCGTCAGGGAGATTCGGCGCGCGTACGACCGCGCCGTGAGCGTCCCCTCCGAGTTGGTCGAGGAGATATCCACCGCCTCCTCGGAGGCGCTCCCGGCGTGGGAGAAGGCGAAGGCCGAGGACGACTTCTCGGCGTTCGCGCCCCACCTGGAGAAACACATCGAACTCAAGCGGGAGTACGCCGAGCACATCGACCCCGACCGGGACCCCTACGAGGTGCTGTTCGAGGACTTCGAGCCGTGTCTCCCCTTGGAGCAGGCCGAGTCCATCCTCGAAGAACTCCGCGACACGCTCGTCCCCATGATAGCGGAGATACGCAAGTCGGGCGACGACATCGCCACCGACGCGTTCACGAGGGAGGGCGAGTACCCCGAGGACGCACAGGAGGAACTCTGCCGCGACGTGCTCTCGACGCTCGGCTACCCGTGGGAGCGCGGCCGCCTCGACACCTCCTCGCATCCGTTCTCCACGGGGACGACGTTCGACGCGCGCGTGACGACGCGCTTCGACGAGTCCGACCCGCTCGGGTCGCTGCTCTCGACGGTCCACGAGTTCGGCCACGCGACGTACACCCACGGCCTGCCGGACGAGCACTACGCGACGCCGCTGGGCGAGTCGCGTGACCTGTCGGTCCACGAGTCCCAATCGCGCCTCTGGGAGAATCACGTCGGCCGCTCGGAGGCGTTCTGGAACGTGCTGCTCCCGACGTTCAAAGAGCAGTTCCCGAAGGCCGAGGACGTGACGCCGGAGGAGGCCTACGAGGCGGCGAATCAGGTGTACGAGGACAACCTCATCCGCGTCGAGGCGGACGAACTCACCTACCACCTGCACATCATCGTCCGCTTCGAGATAGAGCGGGCGCTCATCGCGGGCGACATCGACGTCGAGGAGGTGCCCGAGGTGTGGAACGACAAGTACGAGGAGTACCTCGGCGTCCGCCCCGAGACGGACTCGGAAGGCTGCCTGCAGGACATCCACTGGAGCCACGGCAACTTCGGCTACTTCCCGACGTACTCGCTCGGGTCGGTGATGGCCGCGCAGTTGTACGACGCCGCCGAGGACGACATCGACGGCTTGGAGGACCGAATCGGGGAGGGCGACTTCGAACCGCTGCACGAGTGGCTGACCGAGAACGTCCACCGGCACGGCGCGCGCTACGAGACGAACGAACTCGTGGTTGGTGCGACGGGCGAGGACTTCACCGCCGAGGCGTTCACCGACTACGTCACCGAGAAGTACGGCGACCTGTACGGCATCGACGCGTAG
- a CDS encoding SLC13 family permease translates to MVPTAPPVGLLGADLPLGVLVVAAVVLGTVVLFVTEAIPPDVTALAVIVVLVALEPYTGVSAAEGLSGFSSPATVTVMAMYVLSDGIRRTSVIRRLGVEVAQSARGSENRLLAAVIGLTGPIAGVVNNTPVVAVFVPMVTDLANEAGVSPSKLLIPLSYASMLAGTLTLFGTATNLVASELSADLLGRPFGVFELTPVGVVVFLVGAAYLLTVGKWLLPARVPPGSRTERYEVQPYLARVLVTARSPLAGAFAQAVVEDARRDLGLDVLDVVRGGEHFVAADSDRELRARDVLTVRGDPATIQRFVELASLRRLPRATVTDAELDNPERSTLVELVVPSESALAGETVESARLRERYDATVLAVRRAGGELVRNGVGATKLRGGDALLLRTTEQAAEFLAENDDFVVTNEAFDEVMERARAGGVSRTAAVAFAVLFGVVGLAALDVLPIAVAALAGVVAMVVSGVLSPNEAYDAVNWNVVFLLAGVVPLGIALRETGAVALVADSLVAATAGLPPVAVLALFYLLTGAFANVITPVASVVLFLPVAVSTAAEAGSDPFSFALAVTFAASTAFTTPVGYQTNLMVYGPGGYRFSDYVRVGAPLQLLLAVVTSAAIALYWGL, encoded by the coding sequence ATGGTACCGACGGCGCCCCCGGTCGGACTCCTCGGCGCGGACCTCCCTCTCGGCGTCCTCGTCGTCGCCGCCGTCGTCCTCGGCACCGTCGTCCTGTTCGTCACCGAGGCGATACCGCCGGACGTGACGGCTCTCGCCGTCATCGTCGTCCTCGTCGCCCTCGAACCGTACACCGGCGTGTCGGCGGCGGAGGGGCTGTCGGGGTTCTCGAGTCCCGCGACGGTGACCGTCATGGCGATGTACGTCCTGAGCGACGGCATCCGGCGCACGAGCGTCATCCGCCGACTCGGGGTCGAAGTCGCCCAGTCGGCGCGCGGGAGCGAGAACCGACTCCTCGCCGCCGTCATCGGCCTCACCGGTCCCATCGCCGGCGTCGTCAACAACACGCCCGTCGTCGCCGTCTTCGTCCCGATGGTGACCGACCTGGCGAACGAGGCGGGCGTCTCCCCGTCGAAACTGCTCATCCCCCTCTCCTACGCGTCGATGCTCGCGGGGACGCTCACCCTGTTCGGCACCGCGACGAACCTCGTCGCCTCCGAGTTGTCGGCCGACCTCCTCGGCCGGCCGTTCGGCGTCTTCGAGTTGACGCCGGTGGGCGTCGTCGTCTTCCTCGTCGGCGCGGCGTACCTGCTCACCGTCGGGAAGTGGCTGTTGCCCGCCCGCGTCCCGCCGGGGTCGCGAACCGAGCGATACGAGGTGCAACCGTACCTCGCGCGCGTCCTCGTCACCGCCCGGTCGCCGCTGGCGGGCGCGTTCGCGCAGGCGGTCGTCGAGGACGCCCGCCGCGACTTGGGGTTGGACGTGTTGGACGTGGTGCGGGGCGGAGAGCACTTCGTCGCCGCCGACTCCGACCGGGAACTGCGGGCCAGAGACGTTCTCACGGTCCGGGGCGACCCGGCGACGATACAGCGGTTCGTCGAGTTGGCCTCGCTGCGCCGACTGCCGCGGGCGACGGTGACCGACGCCGAACTCGACAACCCCGAGCGGAGCACGCTGGTCGAACTCGTCGTCCCGTCGGAGTCGGCGCTCGCGGGCGAGACGGTCGAGAGCGCCCGCCTCCGCGAGCGGTACGACGCCACCGTCCTCGCCGTGCGGCGGGCCGGCGGCGAACTCGTCCGCAACGGCGTCGGCGCGACGAAACTGCGCGGGGGCGACGCCCTGCTGCTGCGGACGACCGAGCAGGCCGCGGAGTTCCTCGCGGAGAACGACGACTTCGTCGTGACGAACGAGGCGTTCGACGAGGTGATGGAACGGGCGCGGGCGGGCGGCGTGAGTCGGACCGCCGCCGTCGCGTTCGCCGTCCTGTTCGGCGTCGTCGGCCTCGCCGCCCTCGACGTGCTGCCCATCGCCGTCGCCGCCCTCGCGGGCGTCGTCGCCATGGTCGTCTCGGGCGTCCTCTCGCCGAACGAGGCGTACGACGCGGTGAACTGGAACGTCGTCTTCCTCCTCGCGGGCGTCGTCCCCCTCGGCATCGCCCTCCGGGAGACGGGGGCGGTGGCGCTCGTCGCCGACTCGCTCGTCGCCGCGACGGCGGGCCTCCCGCCCGTCGCCGTCCTCGCCCTGTTCTACCTGTTGACGGGCGCGTTCGCCAACGTCATCACGCCCGTCGCCAGCGTCGTGCTCTTCCTCCCCGTCGCCGTCTCGACGGCCGCCGAAGCCGGTTCGGACCCGTTCTCCTTCGCCCTCGCGGTGACGTTCGCGGCGTCGACGGCGTTCACGACGCCCGTGGGCTACCAGACGAACCTCATGGTGTACGGCCCCGGCGGCTACCGCTTCTCCGATTACGTCCGCGTCGGCGCGCCCCTGCAACTGCTGCTCGCCGTCGTCACGTCCGCCGCCATCGCGCTGTACTGGGGACTCTGA
- a CDS encoding ATP-dependent helicase, with protein MSDSDATVTRLFGGPGSGKTTALLDRVEEILEDDDVTIRDILVVSYTRAAAAEIRERLAERLDVSPRALQGNVATMHAKAYELLDLSRNDVVGEKDKEEFCEDFGVEFEDEYGGAGRRTARSTTIGNKIIATSQWLQRTRRDVSEWYDVPFNWDVEEVRLPPEVDPNAQEGNKYTPTWPSDDDRIDVPSVIRGWRKYKGDNGLVGFADMLERVKQRSLVPNVDYLVIDEFQDITTLQYDVYQEWLPHLKGVLIAGDDDQVVYAWQGADPNLLLDTERDEDVVLPNSYRLPSKILDVVNQEIRHIEKRQEKDLHPRKEGGVVEGVANPSMLDLARNVRYTIENDDDEESIMVLFRARYQMFQFIDEFLPLGVPFSVLTDQRMWTDRLTQYVEAIEKLDQGENITGLEARRLADMLQESAFGSNERDDLFDYIDDLQELEGVEDLTDLEVTPETIKDHAPFVPDGAAAGDMVRKVTSFQRKSVEAYFEGEYRGMDPNRVRVGTIHSAKGREADHVFVSTDLTEKVVEQMAASVDDEEVEGVEEFTSTTDPVPILTDNERRVFYVGMSRARERLVILENLVKGAPTLPVSVLLHNEVRDTPLEELLEEAQTGDAPAPEPDP; from the coding sequence ATGAGCGACTCCGACGCGACAGTCACCCGTCTGTTCGGGGGTCCGGGGAGCGGGAAGACGACGGCGCTCCTCGACCGAGTCGAGGAGATTCTCGAAGACGACGACGTGACGATTCGGGACATCCTCGTCGTCTCCTACACCCGCGCCGCGGCCGCGGAGATACGAGAGCGACTCGCGGAGCGACTCGACGTCTCCCCGCGGGCGTTGCAGGGGAACGTCGCCACGATGCACGCGAAGGCGTACGAACTGCTCGACCTCTCGCGCAACGACGTGGTCGGCGAGAAGGACAAAGAGGAGTTCTGCGAGGACTTCGGCGTCGAGTTCGAAGACGAGTACGGCGGCGCCGGCCGCCGCACCGCCCGGTCGACGACCATCGGGAACAAGATCATCGCCACGAGCCAGTGGCTCCAGCGGACCCGCCGCGACGTCTCCGAGTGGTACGACGTGCCGTTCAACTGGGACGTCGAGGAGGTCCGACTCCCGCCGGAGGTCGACCCCAACGCGCAGGAGGGCAACAAGTACACGCCGACGTGGCCCTCCGACGACGACCGCATCGACGTGCCGAGCGTCATCCGCGGGTGGCGCAAGTACAAGGGCGACAACGGCCTCGTCGGCTTCGCGGACATGCTCGAACGGGTGAAGCAGCGCTCGCTCGTCCCGAACGTCGACTACCTCGTCATCGACGAGTTCCAGGACATCACGACGCTGCAGTACGACGTGTACCAGGAGTGGCTCCCGCACCTGAAGGGCGTGCTCATCGCCGGCGACGACGACCAGGTCGTCTACGCGTGGCAGGGCGCGGACCCGAACCTCCTCCTCGACACCGAACGCGACGAGGACGTGGTGCTGCCGAACTCCTACCGCCTTCCCTCGAAGATTCTGGACGTGGTGAATCAGGAGATTCGCCACATCGAGAAGCGCCAGGAGAAGGACCTCCACCCGCGCAAGGAGGGCGGCGTCGTCGAGGGCGTCGCCAATCCGTCGATGCTGGACCTCGCGCGGAACGTGCGCTACACCATCGAGAACGACGACGACGAGGAGAGCATCATGGTGCTGTTCCGGGCGCGCTACCAGATGTTCCAGTTCATCGACGAGTTCCTGCCGCTCGGCGTCCCGTTCTCCGTCCTCACGGACCAGCGGATGTGGACCGACCGCCTCACCCAGTACGTCGAAGCCATCGAGAAACTCGACCAGGGCGAGAACATCACCGGACTGGAGGCGCGGCGTCTCGCCGACATGCTGCAGGAGTCGGCGTTCGGGTCGAACGAGCGCGACGACCTGTTCGACTACATCGACGACCTGCAGGAACTCGAAGGCGTCGAGGACCTGACCGACCTCGAAGTGACGCCGGAGACCATCAAGGACCACGCGCCGTTCGTCCCCGACGGCGCCGCCGCCGGCGACATGGTCCGCAAGGTCACCTCGTTCCAGCGCAAGTCCGTCGAGGCGTACTTCGAGGGCGAGTATCGGGGCATGGACCCCAACCGCGTCCGCGTCGGCACCATCCACTCCGCGAAGGGCCGCGAGGCCGACCACGTGTTCGTCTCCACGGACCTGACCGAGAAGGTGGTCGAGCAGATGGCCGCCTCCGTCGACGACGAAGAAGTGGAGGGCGTCGAGGAGTTCACCTCCACGACGGACCCCGTCCCCATCCTCACGGACAACGAGCGCCGCGTGTTCTACGTCGGGATGTCGCGGGCCCGCGAGCGCCTCGTCATCCTGGAGAACCTCGTGAAGGGAGCGCCGACGCTCCCCGTGAGCGTCCTCCTGCACAACGAGGTGCGCGACACGCCGCTGGAGGAACTGCTCGAAGAGGCGCAGACGGGCGACGCGCCGGCGCCCGAACCGGACCCGTAA
- a CDS encoding M20 family metallopeptidase, which produces MRELRELTRKLVSTPSHEDESACGDAIESWLRGETDADVTRDEHGNVVARKGEGTSLALVGHHDVVPPDDSQIDDGEYVVEERDGRLYGRGTADMKGAVAASMLAFRDADPAGELVFASFVGEEVGGEGARGAIADGFAPDHAIVGEGSTNYSGADVTDVVVAHKGRRASTVVARGTASHASEPEAGENAVYRACDAVDVIRDLDAPEADVFGERLSGSVVVTEVDGGSAWNVVPERCEVTVDERTVPGDYADLERVESVEGVEWVVEQDLPPMGCDDEAFAEAVLGAAARAQAGDPELVTKPHATDAGWLAEAGTTCVVCGASEPGEAHTKTESVSLSVVERCYEIYRDAAESWPTT; this is translated from the coding sequence ATGCGAGAACTGCGCGAACTCACCCGGAAACTCGTCTCGACGCCGAGCCACGAGGACGAGTCGGCCTGCGGCGACGCCATCGAGTCGTGGCTCCGCGGGGAGACGGACGCCGACGTGACGCGGGACGAACACGGGAACGTCGTCGCCCGGAAGGGCGAGGGGACGTCGCTCGCCCTCGTGGGGCACCACGACGTGGTGCCGCCGGACGACTCCCAGATAGACGACGGCGAGTACGTCGTCGAGGAACGCGACGGCCGCCTGTACGGCCGCGGGACGGCGGACATGAAAGGCGCCGTCGCGGCGTCGATGCTCGCCTTCCGCGACGCCGACCCGGCGGGCGAACTCGTCTTCGCCTCGTTCGTCGGCGAGGAGGTGGGCGGCGAGGGCGCCCGCGGCGCCATCGCGGACGGGTTCGCGCCCGACCACGCAATCGTCGGCGAGGGGTCGACGAACTATTCTGGAGCCGATGTGACCGATGTGGTCGTCGCGCACAAGGGACGGCGCGCCTCCACCGTCGTCGCGCGCGGCACCGCCTCGCACGCGAGCGAACCCGAGGCGGGCGAGAACGCCGTCTACCGCGCCTGCGACGCCGTCGACGTGATCCGCGACCTCGACGCCCCCGAGGCCGACGTGTTCGGCGAGCGGTTGTCCGGGAGCGTCGTCGTCACCGAGGTTGACGGCGGGTCGGCGTGGAACGTCGTCCCCGAGCGCTGCGAGGTGACCGTGGACGAGCGAACCGTCCCCGGCGACTACGCCGACTTGGAACGGGTGGAGTCCGTCGAGGGCGTCGAGTGGGTGGTCGAACAGGACCTGCCGCCGATGGGATGCGACGACGAGGCGTTCGCGGAGGCCGTCCTCGGCGCGGCCGCGCGGGCGCAGGCGGGCGACCCGGAACTGGTGACGAAGCCGCACGCCACGGACGCCGGATGGCTGGCGGAGGCGGGGACGACGTGCGTCGTCTGCGGCGCCTCCGAACCGGGCGAGGCGCACACGAAGACCGAGAGCGTCTCGCTGTCGGTGGTCGAGCGGTGTTACGAGATATACCGCGACGCGGCCGAGTCGTGGCCGACGACGTAG